One window of Bactrocera tryoni isolate S06 chromosome 2, CSIRO_BtryS06_freeze2, whole genome shotgun sequence genomic DNA carries:
- the LOC120768036 gene encoding leukotriene A-4 hydrolase isoform X2: MGRLSKVDPSSYSEPERIVTKHSAFKWTVDFTNTKLLGSVTHKFNVLEANLPAILLDVRDISIKNASILCSGGSAIPINYFISDPVDDIGAKLTLELPEGTAKGDLLVRIDYETSNRASGLQWLTPEQTLGKQHPYLFSQCQAIHARSVLPCQDTPAVKFTYEATVEHPKELTALMSALVEKKETGVTKFKQEVPIPAYLLAIAIGDLVSRPLGPQSNVWAEAGIVEAAAEEFSETDKMLKTASDICGPYVWKQYDLLVMPPSFPFGGMENPCLTFVTPTVLAGDKSLADVVAHEIAHSWTGNLVTNKNFEHFWLNEGFTVFVETKIVGRLQGDKERDFHMLRNLTELRECIRTQLANNPELTKLVVDLSNCGPDDAFSSVPYNKGSTFLRYIEDLLGGPEVFEPFLRSYLQKYAYKSVVTDDFKSALYDYFNNTDKKDKLTEIDWDLWLSHEGMPPIIPKFDETLAAVSEQLAKLWSTKSTTELRADSDITKPISSHQLIDFLGKLIESNEIVDLNAEKIEFLENTYKLKDTKNSEVRFRFLRLVIRARLLKRIDEIIAFANSNFRMKFCRPIYRDLGQWPEAKPIAIKSFESVKNQMMAVCAHTIEKDLGLK; this comes from the exons ATGGGTCGTTTAAGTAAAGTAGATCCCAGCTCTTATTCCGAGCCCGAGCGCATTGTTACCAAACATAGCGCCTTCAAATGGACCGTCgattttacaaatacaaaactgTTGGGCAGTGTAACGCATAAATTTAATGTGTTGGAAGCAAACTTACCGGCTATT CTGTTGGATGTACGTGACATCAGCATAAAGAATGCATCTATACTCTGTAGTGGCGGCTCAGCCATACCCATCAACTACTTTATCAGTGATCCAGTGGATGATATTGGTGCTAAGTTGACATTGGAGCTACCGGAGGGTACTGCTAAGGGAGa CCTACTAGTACGCATCGACTATGAAACTTCCAATCGTGCTAGCGGTCTGCAATGGCTCACACCCGAACAAACACTGGGCAAGCAACATCCATATCTATTCAGTCAGTGTCAAGCGATTCACGCACGTTCTGTATTGCCATGCCAAGATACGCCCGCCGTAAAATTCACCTACGAGGCTACAGTGGAACATCCAAAGGAGTTGACTGCCCTGATGAGTGCTTTAGTTGAAAAGAAGGAAACCGGTGTAACCAAATTCAAGCAGGAAGTACCCATACCAGCATATTTGTTGGCTATAGCAATCGGCGATTTAGTTTCGCGTCCACTCGGTCCCCAATCCAATGTCTGGGCTGAAGCTGGTATTGTAGAAGCGGCCGCGGAAGAGTTCTCCGAAACggataaaatgttgaaaaccgCATCGGATATTTGTGGACCCTATGTTTGGAAGCAATACGACTTGCTCGTGATGCCACCATCTTTTCCTTTTGGTGGTATGGAGAATCCTTGCCTAACCTTTGTAACACCAACAGTGTTGGCTGGTGACAAGTCTTTAGCTGATGTAGTGGCGCACGAAATTGCGCACAGTTGGACAGGTAATCTAGtaacaaacaaaaactttgagcatttctggttgaatgagGGTTTCACGGTATTTGTGGAAACGAAAATCGTGGGACGCTTGCAAGGCGATAAGGAGCGCGACTTTCATATGCTGCGCAATCTGACGGAGCTGAGAGAGTGT ATACGCACCCAATTGGCCAACAACCCTGAACTCACTAAGTTGGTGGTGGATCTTTCGAACTGTGGACCAGACGATGCTTTCTCCAGCGTGCCCTACAACAAGGGCTCAACATTCTTACGCTACATTGAAGATTTGCTGGGAGGACCAGAGGTCTTCGAGCCATTCCTACGTAGTTACTTGCAAAAGTACGCCTACAAATCGGTTGTGACTGATGATTTCAAAAGTGCCTTATATGATTACTTCAACAATACCGATAAAAAGGATAAGCTAACCGAAATCGATTGGGACTTGTGGCTTAGCCACGAGGGTATGCCACCAATAATACCAAA ATTCGATGAAACACTCGCTGCTGTTTCGGAACAATTAGCGAAATTGTGGAGCACCAAGTCCACCACTGAGTTACGCGCTGACTCTGATATAACTAAACCGATTTCTTCACATCAACTAATCGATTTCCTCGGCAAATTAATCGAAAGCAACGAAATTGTTGATTTGAATGCGGAAAAAATCGAATTCCTAGAGAACACTTACAAGCTAAAGGACACCAAAAATTCCGAGGTGCGTTTTCGGTTTTTGCGTTTAGTCATTAGAGCGCGGTTGCTGAAACGTATCGATGAGATTATTGCATTTGCCAATTCCAACTTCCGCATGAAATTCTGTCGTCCCATATATCGTGACTTGGGACAATGGCCGGAGGCTAAACCTATTGCGATTAAAAGCTTCGAGAGTGTCAAAAATCAAATGATGGCGGTTTGTGCGCACACCATCGAGAAGGATTTGGGCTTGAAATAA
- the LOC120768036 gene encoding 39S ribosomal protein L13, mitochondrial isoform X3 → MSIVKRVQQWATFARTWHVYDCTWQNPFESALLIKTHLMGLHKPIYHPMNDCGDHVVCINTKEIALPGDEWIKRVYFHHTGYPGGASWTLAWQLHEKDATMIIKKAVYNAMRGNLQRRHTMQRLHLFADDQLPEEILENITNQIRTPREVPQRLDHIDKETLENFPSIMDYPKDYVLR, encoded by the exons ATGTCGATTGTGAAACGTGTGCAG CAATGGGCAACCTTTGCGAGAACTTGGCACGTCTATGATTGCACCTGGCAAAATCCCTTCGAGTCGGCGCTGCTAATAAAGACACATTTGATGGGCTTGCATAAACCCATCTATCATCCAATGA ATGACTGTGGTGATCATGTTGTTTGCATCAATACCAAAGAAATTGCGTTGCCCGGTGATGAGTGGATTAAGCGCGTTTACTTCCATCACACCGGCTATCCAGGTGGTGCTTCATGGACGCTAGCGTGGCAGTTGCACGAAAAGGATGCTACGATGATTATCAAAAAAGCTGTATACAATGCGATGCGTGGCAATTTACAACGTAGACACACCATGCAGCGGTTACATTTGTTCGCTGATGATCAGCTGCCGGAAGAAATACTAGAAAACATAACAAATCAAATTAGAACACCAAGAGAAGTGCCACAACGTCTGGATCACATTGATAAGGAGACGCTGGAGAATTTCCCATCTATTATGGATTATCCAAAAGATTATGTTTTACGTTAA
- the LOC120768036 gene encoding leukotriene A-4 hydrolase isoform X1, with the protein MSIVKRVQQWATFARTWHVYDCTWQNPFESALLIKTHLMGLHKPIYHPMTNTRSVSTHRRILQQPFASSSSLIYAQQQRNMGRLSKVDPSSYSEPERIVTKHSAFKWTVDFTNTKLLGSVTHKFNVLEANLPAILLDVRDISIKNASILCSGGSAIPINYFISDPVDDIGAKLTLELPEGTAKGDLLVRIDYETSNRASGLQWLTPEQTLGKQHPYLFSQCQAIHARSVLPCQDTPAVKFTYEATVEHPKELTALMSALVEKKETGVTKFKQEVPIPAYLLAIAIGDLVSRPLGPQSNVWAEAGIVEAAAEEFSETDKMLKTASDICGPYVWKQYDLLVMPPSFPFGGMENPCLTFVTPTVLAGDKSLADVVAHEIAHSWTGNLVTNKNFEHFWLNEGFTVFVETKIVGRLQGDKERDFHMLRNLTELRECIRTQLANNPELTKLVVDLSNCGPDDAFSSVPYNKGSTFLRYIEDLLGGPEVFEPFLRSYLQKYAYKSVVTDDFKSALYDYFNNTDKKDKLTEIDWDLWLSHEGMPPIIPKFDETLAAVSEQLAKLWSTKSTTELRADSDITKPISSHQLIDFLGKLIESNEIVDLNAEKIEFLENTYKLKDTKNSEVRFRFLRLVIRARLLKRIDEIIAFANSNFRMKFCRPIYRDLGQWPEAKPIAIKSFESVKNQMMAVCAHTIEKDLGLK; encoded by the exons ATGTCGATTGTGAAACGTGTGCAG CAATGGGCAACCTTTGCGAGAACTTGGCACGTCTATGATTGCACCTGGCAAAATCCCTTCGAGTCGGCGCTGCTAATAAAGACACATTTGATGGGCTTGCATAAACCCATCTATCATCCAATGA CAAACACACGTTCAGTTAGCACTCATCGACGCATTCTACAACAACCTTTCGCCAGCAGCAGTTCACTGATTTACGCTCAACAGCAACGCAATATGGGTCGTTTAAGTAAAGTAGATCCCAGCTCTTATTCCGAGCCCGAGCGCATTGTTACCAAACATAGCGCCTTCAAATGGACCGTCgattttacaaatacaaaactgTTGGGCAGTGTAACGCATAAATTTAATGTGTTGGAAGCAAACTTACCGGCTATT CTGTTGGATGTACGTGACATCAGCATAAAGAATGCATCTATACTCTGTAGTGGCGGCTCAGCCATACCCATCAACTACTTTATCAGTGATCCAGTGGATGATATTGGTGCTAAGTTGACATTGGAGCTACCGGAGGGTACTGCTAAGGGAGa CCTACTAGTACGCATCGACTATGAAACTTCCAATCGTGCTAGCGGTCTGCAATGGCTCACACCCGAACAAACACTGGGCAAGCAACATCCATATCTATTCAGTCAGTGTCAAGCGATTCACGCACGTTCTGTATTGCCATGCCAAGATACGCCCGCCGTAAAATTCACCTACGAGGCTACAGTGGAACATCCAAAGGAGTTGACTGCCCTGATGAGTGCTTTAGTTGAAAAGAAGGAAACCGGTGTAACCAAATTCAAGCAGGAAGTACCCATACCAGCATATTTGTTGGCTATAGCAATCGGCGATTTAGTTTCGCGTCCACTCGGTCCCCAATCCAATGTCTGGGCTGAAGCTGGTATTGTAGAAGCGGCCGCGGAAGAGTTCTCCGAAACggataaaatgttgaaaaccgCATCGGATATTTGTGGACCCTATGTTTGGAAGCAATACGACTTGCTCGTGATGCCACCATCTTTTCCTTTTGGTGGTATGGAGAATCCTTGCCTAACCTTTGTAACACCAACAGTGTTGGCTGGTGACAAGTCTTTAGCTGATGTAGTGGCGCACGAAATTGCGCACAGTTGGACAGGTAATCTAGtaacaaacaaaaactttgagcatttctggttgaatgagGGTTTCACGGTATTTGTGGAAACGAAAATCGTGGGACGCTTGCAAGGCGATAAGGAGCGCGACTTTCATATGCTGCGCAATCTGACGGAGCTGAGAGAGTGT ATACGCACCCAATTGGCCAACAACCCTGAACTCACTAAGTTGGTGGTGGATCTTTCGAACTGTGGACCAGACGATGCTTTCTCCAGCGTGCCCTACAACAAGGGCTCAACATTCTTACGCTACATTGAAGATTTGCTGGGAGGACCAGAGGTCTTCGAGCCATTCCTACGTAGTTACTTGCAAAAGTACGCCTACAAATCGGTTGTGACTGATGATTTCAAAAGTGCCTTATATGATTACTTCAACAATACCGATAAAAAGGATAAGCTAACCGAAATCGATTGGGACTTGTGGCTTAGCCACGAGGGTATGCCACCAATAATACCAAA ATTCGATGAAACACTCGCTGCTGTTTCGGAACAATTAGCGAAATTGTGGAGCACCAAGTCCACCACTGAGTTACGCGCTGACTCTGATATAACTAAACCGATTTCTTCACATCAACTAATCGATTTCCTCGGCAAATTAATCGAAAGCAACGAAATTGTTGATTTGAATGCGGAAAAAATCGAATTCCTAGAGAACACTTACAAGCTAAAGGACACCAAAAATTCCGAGGTGCGTTTTCGGTTTTTGCGTTTAGTCATTAGAGCGCGGTTGCTGAAACGTATCGATGAGATTATTGCATTTGCCAATTCCAACTTCCGCATGAAATTCTGTCGTCCCATATATCGTGACTTGGGACAATGGCCGGAGGCTAAACCTATTGCGATTAAAAGCTTCGAGAGTGTCAAAAATCAAATGATGGCGGTTTGTGCGCACACCATCGAGAAGGATTTGGGCTTGAAATAA